From the genome of Colias croceus chromosome 9, ilColCroc2.1, one region includes:
- the LOC123694621 gene encoding longitudinals lacking protein isoform X1, which yields MDDDQQFCLRWNNHQSTLVSVFDTLLAKGIHVDCTLAAEGKTLKAHKVVLSACSPYFESVLSQQYDKHPIIILKDVKYAELRAMMDYMYRGEVNISQDQLAALLKAAESLQIKGLSDNKPSRPPSRPSHSTPITPAHPPRGTSPPPQARDGSVDSREGSLSPTRRRKKARRLSSEAPPVAPVPAPEPTEDVACKEEVSRDGVEDLTLDEEAGDQTAQHNDVVRNFQWHMERSQDELMNSNDSVRDSQELGKDTLPSALLSLLSAQRALAPAPCPPRPEAEPYGALPLHLPKLPLDSLDAIPDTIKAHLLQRAFLQNNNGAGEEGKEESDSYDDTDDIVLPGDGGRAKRDSGSDDASRQFECRHCGKRYRWKSTLRRHENVECGGKAPAHQCPYCSYRAKQRGNLGVHIRKHHNTEWYVYASSKVRRNKKTPV from the exons ATGGATGATGACCAGCAATTCTGTTTGCGGTGGAACAATCACCAATCGACGTTGGTGTCAGTTTTCGACACCCTTTTAGCGAAAGGAATTCACGTGGATTGTACTTTGGCTGCGGAAGGAAAGACTCTCAAGGCGCATAAAGTCGTTTTGTCCGCTTGCAGTCCCTATTTCGAG AGTGTTTTATCTCAACAATACGACAAGCAtccaataattatattaaaagatgTGAAGTATGCCGAGTTGAGAGCTATGATGGATTACATGTACAGGGGAGAAGTAAATATCTCCCAAGATCAGTTGGCTGCATTGCTTAAAGCAGCAGAGTCGCTACAGATCAAAGGTCTATCGGACAACAAGCCGTCCAGGCCTCCGTCGCGCCCCTCTCACTCAACCCCAATCACACCTGCACACCCGCCCAGAGGAACATCTCCACCACCACag GCCCGTGACGGCAGCGTGGACAGCCGCGAAGGCTCGCTCAGTCCGACCAGGCGACGCAAGAAAGCGCGTCGCCTGTCCTCCGAAGCCCCGCCCGTTGCACCAGTCCCAGCTCCCGAACCAACAGAAGACGTGGCCTGCAAGGAGGAAGTGTCCCGGGACGGGGTGGAGGACCTCACGCTGGACGAGGAGGCTGGCGATCAGACCGCGCAGCACAATGACGTCGTACGCA ATTTTCAATGGCATATGGAAAGATCTCAAGATGAATTAATGAATTCAAATGACAGTGTCCGAGATTCGCAAG AGCTCGGCAAGGACACGCTGCCGTCGGCGCTGCTGTCGCTGCTGTCGGCGCAGCGCGCGCTGGCGCCGGCGCCCTGCCCGCCGCGGCCCGAGGCGGAGCCCTACGGGGCGCTGCCGCTGCACCTGCCCAAGCTGCCGCTCGACTCGCTCGACGCCATCCCGGACACGATCAAGGCGCACCTGCTGCAGCGCGCCTTCCTGCAGAACAACAACGGCGCGGGCGAGGAGGGCAAGGAGGAGTCGGACTCGTACGACGACACGGACGACATCGTGCTGCCGGGCGACGGGGGGCGGGCCAAGCGCGACAGCGGCTCGGACGACGCCAGCCGGCAGTTCGAGTGCCGGCACTGCGGCAAGCGCTACCGCTGGAAGTCCACGCTGCGGCGGCACGAGAACGTGGAGTGCGGCGGCAAGGCGCCGGCGCACCAGTGCCCGTACTGCTCGTACCGCGCCAAGCAGCGCGGCAACCTGGGCGTGCACATCCGCAAGCACCACAACACCGAGTGGTACGTGTACGCCAGCAGCAAGGTGCGCCGCAACAAGAAGACGCCCGTCTAG
- the LOC123694621 gene encoding modifier of mdg4 isoform X2, producing the protein MDDDQQFCLRWNNHQSTLVSVFDTLLAKGIHVDCTLAAEGKTLKAHKVVLSACSPYFESVLSQQYDKHPIIILKDVKYAELRAMMDYMYRGEVNISQDQLAALLKAAESLQIKGLSDNKPSRPPSRPSHSTPITPAHPPRGTSPPPQARDGSVDSREGSLSPTRRRKKARRLSSEAPPVAPVPAPEPTEDVACKEEVSRDGVEDLTLDEEAGDQTAQHNDVVRNFQWHMERSQDELMNSNDSVRDSQELGKDTLPSALLSLLSAQRALAPAPCPPRPEAEPYGALPLHLPKLPLDSLDAIPDTIKAHLLQRAFLQNNNGAGEEGKEESDSYDDTDDIVLPGDGGRAKRDSGSDDASRQFECRHCGKRYRWKSTLRRHENVECGGKAPAHQCPYCSYRAKQRGNLGVHIRKHHNTEWQPCGGSLQQCGVSGGAGEEGGFGRLGGLSWEQWSARLALPLVAGLRVPAGPPPAGHTDSFTCPDCGRVYKLKSSLRNHQKWECGKEPQFQCPYCVYRAKQKMHIARHMERMHREVHVKPEPYIKQDNVDACM; encoded by the exons ATGGATGATGACCAGCAATTCTGTTTGCGGTGGAACAATCACCAATCGACGTTGGTGTCAGTTTTCGACACCCTTTTAGCGAAAGGAATTCACGTGGATTGTACTTTGGCTGCGGAAGGAAAGACTCTCAAGGCGCATAAAGTCGTTTTGTCCGCTTGCAGTCCCTATTTCGAG AGTGTTTTATCTCAACAATACGACAAGCAtccaataattatattaaaagatgTGAAGTATGCCGAGTTGAGAGCTATGATGGATTACATGTACAGGGGAGAAGTAAATATCTCCCAAGATCAGTTGGCTGCATTGCTTAAAGCAGCAGAGTCGCTACAGATCAAAGGTCTATCGGACAACAAGCCGTCCAGGCCTCCGTCGCGCCCCTCTCACTCAACCCCAATCACACCTGCACACCCGCCCAGAGGAACATCTCCACCACCACag GCCCGTGACGGCAGCGTGGACAGCCGCGAAGGCTCGCTCAGTCCGACCAGGCGACGCAAGAAAGCGCGTCGCCTGTCCTCCGAAGCCCCGCCCGTTGCACCAGTCCCAGCTCCCGAACCAACAGAAGACGTGGCCTGCAAGGAGGAAGTGTCCCGGGACGGGGTGGAGGACCTCACGCTGGACGAGGAGGCTGGCGATCAGACCGCGCAGCACAATGACGTCGTACGCA ATTTTCAATGGCATATGGAAAGATCTCAAGATGAATTAATGAATTCAAATGACAGTGTCCGAGATTCGCAAG AGCTCGGCAAGGACACGCTGCCGTCGGCGCTGCTGTCGCTGCTGTCGGCGCAGCGCGCGCTGGCGCCGGCGCCCTGCCCGCCGCGGCCCGAGGCGGAGCCCTACGGGGCGCTGCCGCTGCACCTGCCCAAGCTGCCGCTCGACTCGCTCGACGCCATCCCGGACACGATCAAGGCGCACCTGCTGCAGCGCGCCTTCCTGCAGAACAACAACGGCGCGGGCGAGGAGGGCAAGGAGGAGTCGGACTCGTACGACGACACGGACGACATCGTGCTGCCGGGCGACGGGGGGCGGGCCAAGCGCGACAGCGGCTCGGACGACGCCAGCCGGCAGTTCGAGTGCCGGCACTGCGGCAAGCGCTACCGCTGGAAGTCCACGCTGCGGCGGCACGAGAACGTGGAGTGCGGCGGCAAGGCGCCGGCGCACCAGTGCCCGTACTGCTCGTACCGCGCCAAGCAGCGCGGCAACCTGGGCGTGCACATCCGCAAGCACCACAACACCGAGTG GCAGCCGTGTGGCGGGTCGCTACAGCAGTGTGGGGTTTCAGGTGGCGCGGGGGAGGAGGGCGGCTTCGGTCGGCTCGGGGGGTTGTCGTGGGAGCAGTGGTCGGCCCGCCTGGCGCTGCCGCTCGTGGCGGGCCTGCGCGTGCCCGCCGGCCCGCCGCCCGCCGGCCACACGGACAGCTTCACGTGCCCCGACTGCGGCCGCGTGTACAAGCTCAAGTCGTCGCTGCGGAACCACCAGAAGTGGGAGTGCGGCAAGGAGCCCCAGTTCCAGTGCCCCTACTGCGTGTACCGCGCCAAGCAGAAGATGCACATCGCGCGCCACATGGAGCGGATGCACCGCGAGGTGCACGTCAAGCCCGAGCCCTACATCAAGCAGGACAACGTGGACGCGTGCATGTAG